Within Nematostella vectensis chromosome 1, jaNemVect1.1, whole genome shotgun sequence, the genomic segment AATACAAACCAGGAGGGGGGTCAATGGTGCTAAGTCTCATCATACAAGGAGCCCCGGGGCTCATGCCGGGAGGAGCGGCTACTACACCCGGTCCCAGCTCGGCAGCTCCAACCTCGGCCGCACCCACTTCGGCAGGACCCACTACAGGGGGCCAGACCTCGGGGTCTACCCCTGGGGGCACCACGGCTGCACCGCAAACCACACCCGGCGGTGCCACTTCTGCAGCCTCCGCCACGCCCAATGGTAACGCCCCTACGGCAAGCCCGACTATTCCCAAGTCTGGAGGTACGGAACTTTATTCTATTAttctaaatataaaaattaagGAGCAACCCTCAGACCCAGAGACAAGTAAatattgatgttttttttgtttgcttgagCTATGTTAACagacattgtttttttcataatttgcttttttctAGATTAGGGGATATCCTCTGAAAATTTAGTTAGGTCGAAGTTTGTTTCCAGCCGTCTAGTAAACATGGATTTTTTTGGGATTTTTACCTTCGTAGAACGAGATGAAgttagaaaatacaaaaactttGACCCAACTACAAGGCACGAATAACACAGGAGAGACAATAGAGACAATGCAATTAGGTTGAATATTGGatcgtttttattttcacaatAAGAAGCCGTCAGTTTGCATGTTGATCTTGGACCACTTTCTGTTTCAACACTTTTTTCATATGTTTTGGTTGCACTAAGTACTTTATATTGCGAAGCGAAGATTACGTATGTGTCTACATTTCCTAAATGTATCTTTGATAGCTGATGAGGAGGCACTAAAGGCCCACAACAGATTGCGAAAGGTCCACGGGGTCCCTGCGATGACACTCGACAAAGAGCTGTCAAAAAAGGCGCAGGCCTGGGCCGAGAAGATCGCTAAAGATGGCGACGGGTCACATGACAACAATCGTGGAAATGTCGGTGAAAATTGGAACATTGCGTGCAGACCGGAGAAGAAATCCCCAACAGCCGCTGTGGTGACTTGGTAAGTAGAACCAGATACCAGCTGCCTAAGGCAAAAACAACAGGcagaaaaagtaaaaaagggATCTGTCTTCACGAACTGAGAGGCGCTGCTTTTCTTTGTCTGGTGGTAAGACGATTGCGAGAAATGCGTCCTCGTTCTGTCTATTAGCTTATATTTGAAGTGTTTTGCCCACAAttgattttatattttttgttggcAGGTATAACGAGGTGTGTAAACCAGGATACACATTCGGTACCGAGAGCATGGGAGCAGCCGGTCACTTTACACAGGTCGTCTGGAAATCAAGCACCAAAATGGGTTTTGGAATGGCAGAGGGAACGTTCCAGAACTTCCCTTGTGTGTTCAGCGTCGCGAGGTATGACAAACCTGGAAACTACGCGAACAGATTCAGCAAGAATGTGGTCAAGGGAAATTTTGATCGAGCAAAGTACTGCAGCAAAGTGAAGGATCGGAGAAGACGGCGAAAAAGATACGATCTACCACGATTTTATATACCTGAGGATTTGAACTAAGTCACAGCAGAACGAACATACCGTATTTATTAGAAGAAAAATCGTCTGAAACACCTTAGCGCGGGCCATCTATGCATCCATAatttttatctaaaaaatcATAACCAAGAATTGTGGATATCATAGCACAGATTCCATTCCGTTTGGCTTGACATCATCTCCCACTGACGAATTTGATAGACGAATTTAGATATCTGTAAAGATGTAGAAATGTTtgtaaaaaactaaaataaattttcttgatagcTATGCTGTGAATGATAGACCTTAAGTACTGGTgccataaacaataaaaatgtcacATATTTTGAAACACACGCGCTACAATGGGTAACAGAGGCTCGAGCTTCATTCATTAATGTCACGCCGGTCTTGACTACGGTAACTAAGACCGGCGTGACACTAAACGAGTGAAGctcgagcctctggtacccagggtacacCCGCGCATCAGCGTAAAAAGCAACACTGACACACACGCACGTGAGCCAAAGAAGCACAAGTAGCCTAAGTCGATGGCTTGTACAAAGTGTATCTATGGTTGAAAAGGGCAAAATGCGAGGGTGTGAGAATTCAATGCTATGCAAAAATTTTACTTAGGTTAAACAACGCCCTTTGTTTACGGCACGAAATGGACTTGGCTATGTACATAAGCTCACGCAAGGCCTTCACTATGTAATCAAAGGAAAAATTCAAAGATTATGTAGGGCATTTTAGCCTGCGGCAAAATAACCTGAATCAGGGGATTGGCCATCTCCATTATTCATGCGTGTCGCAATTTTTGGTCAGACCCGCGAGACACGCGAGTTAAGAGAAGTGGCTCTCGTATGACAAAAGATGCGGTaagttaattattattataaaaaacgCCTTGCCACACTAAGGTGAATTTTATACGACTAATGTTCATTATGTCTTGTAGACGTTTGTATCTGTTCGCGCTAATTGCGCTGGCTGTAATCTTTGCCTCAGCGTTAACAGGTAATTTCTGATGGACAAATCAATTGAGCTGGTGAGGCTGTGGAATACGACAGATCATTAACCTTGGGGCATACATATATCTGAAAAAGATGCGTCAAAACGTTTTACTGATACCTTGAAATCTCGCAAAAGCCTAATGGTGATATTTCGTCGTCAAAAGTAGTAAAGGTTAAATCTGTTAAATAAATCAGTGATGTAGACAGGGTTAAGATCTTTAAGAATTGGAAAAGGGTGCCTGACTTAAGCAGTATATACTTAAAAGCAATCAGGAAAACATATTCATAGTAACATTTTGTGGGGTCGAGGTTTTTTCTCGGGGTATTTCGAGCTGGTACACCACGCCCATCACCACCCACAGATTCATGGTCTCGCAGAAATCACGTGGTTAACCTGAAGAATTGCCATTAAAATTAAATATCATTTTCAAGTGGCTTTGTATACGGAGAAAATACCTTTGACCCTGTCTTTTACGTGTGTAAAAGTCATACAATTGTGGGCTGTTTGGAAAAGCAGAAGGGTTGTAATTGTCTTTATAGGGAAAGTTAGCTTGGGGTCACAGGGTAGGGTACACTATAGCCAACAGGGAAAAAGTAAGACAAATAATCAAAAAAAGGGAACAAATGCTTTAGGCGAGAGGCTCTACCGAACAAAAGCTAAAAAGGTTTTTCAGGCGAGCTTAACTCGTAGTGAAAATTAAGAGTCGTGACTACCATTATTTTTAGAAGGTAGAAGCCCGTCTGGACGTAGTCGTCATGGAAAGGAATTGAAGAGAACTTCAGGTACTAAGAGGGATCAGTCGATAGAGGGCGACTACGTTATAGAGGGACAATTGGTCATCAAACCAAAACCAAAGAATCCGGCTGCTTCCAATGCACCTAAGGAAGGTGAGGCTCAATGTGAAACTTGGTCAGTCTGTTTGTTCGTCCGTCTGTCTGATTTTGTCTGCTGCAGGTTGTACCCATGGAAAAAAGATAAAGTTCGACATAAAAAAACGAATGATCTGTTTTAGGTAACAAGCCTTTTCCAGCAACGGGCTCACCAGGAAGCGCATCCCCACCCAAAACAAATGGACCGGACGTGGGAACTCAACAGCCAAGTCCAGCTTCGCCAACAAGCGTAAAACAAAGCCCAAATAGTAGCTCTTCGACTGGGCAGACGCCAACTGAGAAAACCGATTCTACGCCGAAATCGTCAGGCTCCACCCTACCGACTTCATCAACCCCTGCAACACAGAATCCAACAGATAGTTCGCTGTCTACAAAGCCCCCAACGTCACCGAATAATGCGTCACCACAGTCATCGACACGACCAGGCGAGACCACTGCTATCCCAAAACAAACCGGTCCAACCCAACCACCCGGTTCAACTAAGATTACTACACCACAACGTGAGACTAAGCCAGGCGAGACAACTGTTTCTACGCCAAAAGCACCCGGTCCAACTCAACCAGCCGGTACAACTAAGAATACTGCACCACAACCGGAAACTCAACCAGAAGGTACAACTGCTTCTACGCCAGAGGTACCAGGTCCAACTCAGCCTACTCAAACTAAGAAAACTACAACAAAACCGGTATCTCAACCAGGCGAGACAACTGCTTCCACGCCCAAAGCACCCGGTCCAACTCAACCAGCCAGTACGACTATAGAGGCAACACCACAACCTGAAACTCAACCAGGCGCTTCTACGGCCAAAGCACCAGGTTCAACCGAACCAACCGTTTTGCAATCTGCCTCTTCCCCTAAGATACCCATGTCGACATCACCAACTGGCCCATCACAGCCCAACAGCCCAACAGATACCCAAGCGTCCTCAAAGAAACCGACGGAAAATGCCGCAACAAACCCAAAGACCCAGCCAGGTGGACCAACTGTAACTACACCAAAGTCATCAGCTTTGACAGGTGTAACAGCACGAAAGCCTTCTATGCCCGGTCCAACTTCGTCACCTGGTGCCACACAGGGGTCGACAGATGGTGTTGTGTCTGCTAAGCCTCCCACCAAGAAAACCACACCACAGTCGGTGATCCCTCCAGGCAAGACAACATCTCCAACAACTAAACCACCTGGATCACCAGCAGGTTCTACGCAGGGGCCAACGGATGGCGTTTTGTCTGCTAAGCCTCCCACCAAGAAAACCACACCACAGTCGATGATTCCGCCAGGCAAGCCAACTGCCCCAACACCAAAACCACCCGGATCACCAGTCGGTGTCACGCAGGGGCCAACAGAAGGTGTTGTGTCTGCTAAGCCTACCACCAAGAAAACCACACCACAGTCGATGATTCCGCCAGGCAAGCCAACTGCTCCAACACCAAAACCACCCGGATCACCAGTCGGTGTCACGCAGGGGCCAACAGAAGGTGTTGTTTCTGCTAAGCCTCCCACCAAGAAAACCACACCACAGTCGATGATTCCACCAGGCACTAAAACGTCTCCAACACCAAAACCACCTGGATCACCAGCAGGTTCTACGCAGGGGCCAACGGATGGCGTTGTGTCTGCTAAGCCTCCCACCAAGAAAACCACATCACAGTCGATGATTCCGCCAGGCACTAAAACGTCTCCAACACCAAAACCACCTGGATCACCAGCAGGTTCTACGCAGGGGCCAACGGATGGCGTTGTGTCTGCTAAGCCTCCCACCAAGAAAACCACACCACAGTCGATGATCCCGCCAGGCAAGCCAACTGATCAAACACCAAAACCACCCGGATCAACTTCACCAAACAGTGCAACACAGGGACCGACAGATAACTTGATGTCTGCAAAGCCATCAAATAAAAAACCTACCCCCCAGGTGGTGACCCCGCCAGGCGAGGCTAAACCAAGCGGTCCAACTTCGCCGACCAGTCAAACAGAAATCCCAACAGATAGTTCGCTGTCTACTAAGCCAACAGTTAGGGCAACTACACAACTGCCAGGTGAGACTACTGCTTCAGCACCCCAGGAAACCGGCGTAACCCCAACAGCAAGTGCAACAAAAAACCCTACGGATAGCTCGGCATCTAAAATTCCCCAGGTTGAGAAAGCAAATCCGACTAACAAGCCAAGCGTGCCAACTGATGCTTCTACGGCTACACTTGGTAAAACAGAAAGCCCGACAGATAATCCAGCGTCAACAGGGAACCCAGCCCTGAAAACCACTCCACATACAACGACCAGACCAAGTGAGGCAACAGCAAAACCTCAAGCTACAGCAATACCACCGGCAACTACAAAACCAACAGGTTCAACACAAAGCCCAACGGATAAATCGCCCTCAGAAAAAGCCATGAAACCCGGGGAAGCAAATAAGTCACCGGTTCCAACACAAGCACCAACAGAAATGAAGTCATCAACGGCAAGGAACCCACCCCCCAAGAAACCTCCAAATCCAACAAAGCAATCAGCCACCGCTCCGACGCCCAGTACACAAGGAAGCCAATCTTCAACTGGTTCAGCGAGTACACCAGGGGAAAACCCCTCTCCTACGACACACTACGCTACAAAACCAACTATGGCCGAGCCGAATTCAGAAAATGAGGCTTTGCAGCTGCATAATAACCTTCGAGCCATCCATGGCTCGCAGCCCATGCGTCTCAATAAGGAAATGAGCGATGCTGCAACAGATTGGGCCAAAAAGATGGCTTCTCATCACAAATTAATTCACTCCCCTTTACAAGCGAGGCCGGATGAGGGAGAGAACCTGTTCATGGCATGCAACCGAAAAGGCGAATTCCCAGTCTCCAATGTTGTCAAATCATGGTAAGCGAGTTATTTGTTAACCCACTTTTTACTGGTTCCGCGTTTTACTAGACCCGAAATCTTATTCGTCGTTTTCGTCAGGTATGACGAGGTGTGTGCCCCCGGATACGACTTCCCACAAGGACGCGGCCAGGGGGGTACGGGACACTTCACCCAGGTGGTGTGGAACGCCAGTGTTGAGTTAGGCATCGGCAAAGCAACTACCACTAAAAATGGAACGTCTTGTACGTTCTACGTGGCTCGCTACAAGCCCGCAGGGAACCACTACACAGGACATGAGGACTACCAGGACAACGTAAAGCAAGGGGTGTTCAATCGAGAGGCTTACTGCGGTAAAGTGCAGAGTGTCGCTATGATGCGCCGGCTGATCCTAGGCAAGCCGAGGATGGGCGTACTTAGAAAAAAAGGTGTGGTGGGGAAGCAGGGTGGAGAAAGTAAGGATGGGGTTGGGAGGAAGCGGTATAGAGGTATTCACAGGCAGAGGCATCATTTCCCAAAGCGGCAGCAGTGAGGTTTTGTTATGAGTAACGCACTTCTAAATGGAGAACATCATCAGCTTATTGGTCCTATTCACAAATTTACGCAACACGTGCTGTTGGGGAAATGTGGCTGTATCTTTTTGTTGGACCTGGGCcattaaaaaaacttaaaaatctcttttttaatcaaaagtACTCAATATCCAATTGTCCAATCGGGTGTCAATGTCTCAAGTATGGGCTTCATCAGTATAGTAGTAGCttaataaaaagcaaaaagtcTCAAACACAAACCAATGCTTATAAAATGTGAAACGCTGCAAAAAGATAAATCAACAAATTatgtgtttttagttttatttaacAAGAGGGCATTAAGTACTTTAAAAGCATTTAAACCAAACCTTATTAACCCAACCCCACCCTAGCACTTTCTTAAAATCAGTACAAAAGGATATCGTTTTGACGTGCTGGAATACTGATAAGATATTGGCGTGCACTGATCTAACTAAGGTTAAATCtcaatttattattataattattacagacagattattataattattacaGTTACAGAGTAATTGTTTATAAATACTGATGAATTACCGTGTTTTGTAACACGGCACCTAATTCAAAATGCGGCAAATCGAAGATTGATTGTAAAGGTTATACATACTGTATAAGTAAAGAAACCCACAAGTATGCGTTCGTGTCTTGTAATCTTTAAAATACCTAAAATGACTTTCCTAATTAGTTAAACAGTCTTAGCAAGTGCTCTCAAGGTGATTTCGCTTCCCTCTTTTGTCCCTCTTTCAAGCCAATTTTCAACCATATTTAGTAATTAGTTAAGCCAAAAATCTCCTTGGTTAAACTTGGATTTTtggaaaaggaaagaaaactGCACTCACATTCACTGAAAACAGCAATTCAGAGAGATACAATTACTTTTTGCGCGACAAGGCCAACATGTCACCCTTTGCTACTAATTAACATGCGTCGGCCAACTTCCAACAAGTAATGTTTCCCAAGATTGCGCTGTCTAGATGGTTGTGGCTGCGATGCTGATTTTCATGGGTAGCGGGCCAGCTTCGTCTTCCTTCATCAGCGGCTGCTTCTCCAGGTCATCACTTTGCATGAACATCACGTCATCCACCAGCAAAGTCTGACAGCAAAAGAGTGTTAAGAGTGCGATGGGTGGATGGGCATTGTATGATATGTAAACATAAAATGCTTCACACGGTTTTCGTTGAAGCTGAAagatattgttgtttttgattTATCCAGTATTTCAGGCAGATGACTAAGATACTGTGACCATAAAAGGCTATCATTTTTCTTTACTGTACTTATTATGTTGGTTGCGAGAAATAGATAAGGGTTGAAGAGATATGTTTTCACACCTGTGGCATATTAGAGAAAACATCTTGAAACAAGccagaaagaaaacaaagtttattttatacttgatttttcaaatttaattGAAAGTATTACAAGACGACCTCTCCCAATTTTGGCATATATGGGGTTGGGCAGTTTTTTACACTTCTAGctaagatgacaaaatggtgccTGACAGAGACTAATTAAAACATAACTCCATTACCTTTTCCTTCTCCCTGTGAGGAGGAGTGGTGAGAATGGTTGCACAGCACAACCACATCATAAAGAAGATGGACAGGAACAAGGTGGAAGCTACCAACCAGAATGGCAGACCAGATCGTCTGGACACGCAGTGCAACCACATCTTACCCTTGTGCAGTACTTTCCAATGGTAGCCAGAATGTCCTTAAATA encodes:
- the LOC5517429 gene encoding protein PRY1, whose protein sequence is MGVIFRCGLLASLICSVLSAPGKPTPVKQDDDSQFKSLVIQGVAKYKPGGGSMVLSLIIQGAPGLMPGGAATTPGPSSAAPTSAAPTSAGPTTGGQTSGSTPGGTTAAPQTTPGGATSAASATPNGNAPTASPTIPKSGADEEALKAHNRLRKVHGVPAMTLDKELSKKAQAWAEKIAKDGDGSHDNNRGNVGENWNIACRPEKKSPTAAVVTWYNEVCKPGYTFGTESMGAAGHFTQVVWKSSTKMGFGMAEGTFQNFPCVFSVARYDKPGNYANRFSKNVVKGNFDRAKYCSKVKDRRRRRKRYDLPRFYIPEDLN
- the LOC5517384 gene encoding mucin-2 isoform X1; translated protein: MRRLYLFALIALAVIFASALTEGRSPSGRSRHGKELKRTSGTKRDQSIEGDYVIEGQLVIKPKPKNPAASNAPKEGNKPFPATGSPGSASPPKTNGPDVGTQQPSPASPTSVKQSPNSSSSTGQTPTEKTDSTPKSSGSTLPTSSTPATQNPTDSSLSTKPPTSPNNASPQSSTRPGETTAIPKQTGPTQPPGSTKITTPQRETKPGETTVSTPKAPGPTQPAGTTKNTAPQPETQPEGTTASTPEVPGPTQPTQTKKTTTKPVSQPGETTASTPKAPGPTQPASTTIEATPQPETQPGASTAKAPGSTEPTVLQSASSPKIPMSTSPTGPSQPNSPTDTQASSKKPTENAATNPKTQPGGPTVTTPKSSALTGVTARKPSMPGPTSSPGATQGSTDGVVSAKPPTKKTTPQSVIPPGKTTSPTTKPPGSPAGSTQGPTDGVLSAKPPTKKTTPQSMIPPGKPTAPTPKPPGSPVGVTQGPTEGVVSAKPTTKKTTPQSMIPPGKPTAPTPKPPGSPVGVTQGPTEGVVSAKPPTKKTTPQSMIPPGTKTSPTPKPPGSPAGSTQGPTDGVVSAKPPTKKTTSQSMIPPGTKTSPTPKPPGSPAGSTQGPTDGVVSAKPPTKKTTPQSMIPPGKPTDQTPKPPGSTSPNSATQGPTDNLMSAKPSNKKPTPQVVTPPGEAKPSGPTSPTSQTEIPTDSSLSTKPTVRATTQLPGETTASAPQETGVTPTASATKNPTDSSASKIPQVEKANPTNKPSVPTDASTATLGKTESPTDNPASTGNPALKTTPHTTTRPSEATAKPQATAIPPATTKPTGSTQSPTDKSPSEKAMKPGEANKSPVPTQAPTEMKSSTARNPPPKKPPNPTKQSATAPTPSTQGSQSSTGSASTPGENPSPTTHYATKPTMAEPNSENEALQLHNNLRAIHGSQPMRLNKEMSDAATDWAKKMASHHKLIHSPLQARPDEGENLFMACNRKGEFPVSNVVKSWYDEVCAPGYDFPQGRGQGGTGHFTQVVWNASVELGIGKATTTKNGTSCTFYVARYKPAGNHYTGHEDYQDNVKQGVFNREAYCGKVQSVAMMRRLILGKPRMGVLRKKGVVGKQGGESKDGVGRKRYRGIHRQRHHFPKRQQ
- the LOC5517384 gene encoding proteoglycan 4 isoform X2 — its product is MRRLYLFALIALAVIFASALTEGRSPSGRSRHGKELKRTSGTKRDQSIEGDYVIEGQLVIKPKPKNPAASNAPKEGNKPFPATGSPGSASPPKTNGPDVGTQQPSPASPTSVKQSPNSSSSTGQTPTEKTDSTPKSSGSTLPTSSTPATQNPTDSSLSTKPPTSPNNASPQSSTRPGETTAIPKQTGPTQPPGSTKITTPQRETKPGETTVSTPKAPGPTQPAGTTKNTAPQPETQPEGTTASTPEVPGPTQPTQTKKTTTKPVSQPGETTASTPKAPGPTQPASTTIEATPQPETQPGASTAKAPGSTEPTVLQSASSPKIPMSTSPTGPSQPNSPTDTQASSKKPTENAATNPKTQPGGPTVTTPKSSALTGVTARKPSMPGPTSSPGATQGSTDGVVSAKPPTKKTTPQSVIPPGKTTSPTTKPPGSPAGSTQGPTDGVLSAKPPTKKTTPQSMIPPGKPTAPTPKPPGSPVGVTQGPTEGVVSAKPTTKKTTPQSMIPPGKPTAPTPKPPGSPVGVTQGPTEGVVSAKPPTKKTTPQSMIPPGTKTSPTPKPPGSPAGSTQGPTDGVVSAKPPTKKTTSQSMIPPGKPTDQTPKPPGSTSPNSATQGPTDNLMSAKPSNKKPTPQVVTPPGEAKPSGPTSPTSQTEIPTDSSLSTKPTVRATTQLPGETTASAPQETGVTPTASATKNPTDSSASKIPQVEKANPTNKPSVPTDASTATLGKTESPTDNPASTGNPALKTTPHTTTRPSEATAKPQATAIPPATTKPTGSTQSPTDKSPSEKAMKPGEANKSPVPTQAPTEMKSSTARNPPPKKPPNPTKQSATAPTPSTQGSQSSTGSASTPGENPSPTTHYATKPTMAEPNSENEALQLHNNLRAIHGSQPMRLNKEMSDAATDWAKKMASHHKLIHSPLQARPDEGENLFMACNRKGEFPVSNVVKSWYDEVCAPGYDFPQGRGQGGTGHFTQVVWNASVELGIGKATTTKNGTSCTFYVARYKPAGNHYTGHEDYQDNVKQGVFNREAYCGKVQSVAMMRRLILGKPRMGVLRKKGVVGKQGGESKDGVGRKRYRGIHRQRHHFPKRQQ